CCCATCATATCCGCAAACAAATTGCGTCTAAATTGCGCTTTATAACGTTTAACTATTGCCGCTGTACTTTTCAATCGAACTTGTTTGCCATCTATAGTAATTGTCTTTTCCATCTAATTACGCCCCCTGTGGTGCTGCTGTTTTTACATACACTTTTTTGTACCAGTCATTGTAAATCGCTTGTGTTGTTTTAGAAGTTGTTTTTGTTTTAACCATTGGTCTGCCGCCAGGTGCTAAAACAATTGGACTAGAAACGAATTTCAGTTCATTTGTGTTCGGTTCAGCAGAATTTGTTTTTGTTTTAGATGCAATTGTTGGACGACTTGCTGCACAGTTATACATAACATGTCGAGTTGCGTTCACATCACCATCAAACTCAAATAATAATGCGAATGGTTTCCCTTTAGCATCAGCCAATTCGTTTAATACGCCATCTGTTTCATCTAACTGTTCCCCTAACGCATCGATAGCGAATTGCTCAGGAATTGTGGCAATATTTAACGTTCCGTCGTAACCTTGGTTATTACTTGCTGCATAATAAAGCATGTCATCCGCATAGAATTCAATTAAATCACCACGTGGTTCAAACGTTAATTCAACCCCACCTGGCATTGGGATTGGTGTACCAAACTTCACTAAAAAATCTTGAACATCATATGGAACATAATGTACATTCTTCAGACCAAACGTAACTTTATTTTCTTTATTCATTTACATCAACCTCGTTTCATAAATTTTTTGATACATTTTTTCAGATTCAATAAAAGCCCCATACGAGTCATAAGTAATTTCATGATCGTCTAGGACTTTTTCAAGTTTGGCTTCTGCAACTAAGTCTTTTTTAATTGTGTAAAGCTCTATATTTAAGTCATTTATCTTGTGATAGACCTTGTTATCAGCCATTAAATTTGCTGATCCGTCCACAAGGAAACAAATATAAGGTGGCGCTGGAACTGGATTACTTGGCGTTGCTGTGAAATGCGAATAAGCCACAGGGTAACCTGTAGCTTCAAGAATTTTTGTTAATTCACCTAATGTCATTGCTGAACCGTCCTTTCGATACGTCTTGGCAATTCATCAATTACATACTCTTCAACTGGGAGAATATGCACTTGTGCTGGTACTCGACCGCCACCGACTTTCGCATGTCCTTTTTCTAAAAGATGTGTTAATTGTCCTTTTGTATTATGAAGAACAACGCCCTTCCCTTCTTTTTTCTTACGCCACCCTTTACGATAATCACCTGTTTTTTTAGGACTACCTTGCTTTAGTTTATCTACAGCGATATCTCCTATTTCATCGATTTCATTTTCCAATTCTTCTTCCACAACATTTGCATATCTTTGTAATTCTCTAGCAATCTCACTCGCAAAATCGTTCATACTAAACATGCTCCTTTGCGATAATAGTCAATGTTTGATATATTTCATCATCATTCATTGGCGGTTCGATGATATCGAAGGTTCTAAGTCGTGTTTTATCCTTCAAAATAATTCGCATTAATTCTGTAATACCTGATGTATAAGGAATTACAAACCGATAAATTCGTGTGGCCTGTGAAACTGAAGCTTCAATATACTCAGAACCTTTTACCGTTTTTATCATCGCCCAAGCTTT
The DNA window shown above is from Bacillus clarus and carries:
- a CDS encoding HK97 gp10 family phage protein — its product is MNDFASEIARELQRYANVVEEELENEIDEIGDIAVDKLKQGSPKKTGDYRKGWRKKKEGKGVVLHNTKGQLTHLLEKGHAKVGGGRVPAQVHILPVEEYVIDELPRRIERTVQQ
- a CDS encoding major tail protein yields the protein MNKENKVTFGLKNVHYVPYDVQDFLVKFGTPIPMPGGVELTFEPRGDLIEFYADDMLYYAASNNQGYDGTLNIATIPEQFAIDALGEQLDETDGVLNELADAKGKPFALLFEFDGDVNATRHVMYNCAASRPTIASKTKTNSAEPNTNELKFVSSPIVLAPGGRPMVKTKTTSKTTQAIYNDWYKKVYVKTAAPQGA
- a CDS encoding phage head closure protein yields the protein MRPFQYKKPLNTGDFRNRIIIKQPVVIKDELNQEVETGDWQEVKKAWAMIKTVKGSEYIEASVSQATRIYRFVIPYTSGITELMRIILKDKTRLRTFDIIEPPMNDDEIYQTLTIIAKEHV